A single genomic interval of uncultured Pseudodesulfovibrio sp. harbors:
- a CDS encoding ARMT1-like domain-containing protein, giving the protein MNTSLECMPCFMKMVLREAQLACPNDEEMHQKIVMAWGRKLGELDLTLSPPAIARHLGNLVSEMTGCSDLYLEDKREANLCVLKMLPALKKLVEDERVAKDGDSFGLALELAIIGNYIDRGVDIDIDWESELKSVSQSVSPDTLNEVKAKAAPGANILVLGDNTGEIVLDMLLVEELQRRGCKVTYVVRSQPVINDSTMVDAEFVGMTKLCEVIESGVDTPGTVLERCKPEFLDQMREADLILSKGQGNFEALEGRWPNVYCAFKVKCKRVAADAGLDLWSSVLYKTKAPASDVKD; this is encoded by the coding sequence ATGAATACCTCTCTTGAATGCATGCCCTGCTTCATGAAAATGGTTTTGCGGGAAGCACAGCTTGCCTGCCCGAATGACGAGGAAATGCATCAGAAAATTGTCATGGCTTGGGGGCGCAAACTCGGAGAACTGGACTTGACTCTTTCTCCTCCTGCCATTGCTCGCCATTTGGGAAATCTTGTTTCCGAAATGACGGGGTGTAGCGATCTCTATTTGGAAGATAAGCGTGAAGCCAACCTTTGTGTTCTGAAGATGCTTCCAGCTCTTAAGAAGCTGGTAGAAGACGAGCGCGTGGCGAAGGATGGGGATTCGTTTGGGTTGGCGTTGGAGCTTGCTATTATTGGCAATTATATCGACCGGGGAGTGGATATTGATATCGATTGGGAGTCCGAGTTGAAGAGTGTATCCCAATCAGTGTCTCCTGATACCTTGAATGAAGTGAAGGCGAAGGCTGCACCTGGAGCAAATATCCTTGTTTTAGGCGATAATACAGGGGAGATTGTTCTCGACATGCTCTTGGTGGAGGAATTGCAGCGACGGGGATGCAAGGTTACGTATGTCGTTCGTTCTCAGCCTGTTATCAACGACTCGACCATGGTTGATGCAGAATTTGTCGGTATGACAAAGCTATGTGAAGTCATTGAGAGTGGTGTAGATACGCCCGGTACTGTTCTTGAGCGGTGTAAGCCTGAGTTTTTGGATCAAATGCGCGAGGCTGATTTGATACTGAGCAAGGGGCAGGGAAATTTCGAAGCCTTAGAAGGGCGTTGGCCAAATGTGTACTGCGCGTTCAAAGTCAAGTGCAAGCGCGTTGCAGCAGATGCCGGATTGGATTTGTGGAGTTCTGTGCTTTACAAGACCAAGGCACCGGCTTCAGACGTTAAAGATTGA
- the lpxI gene encoding UDP-2,3-diacylglucosamine diphosphatase LpxI (LpxI, functionally equivalent to LpxH, replaces it in LPS biosynthesis in a minority of bacteria.): protein MTKTGSTIGLIAGGLQFPILVAKGIKAHGHRLVVAGFTGHTNMDVVPYADVWKELKLGKLGKLIDYFKSNGVDRVIMAGTISKPKVMDIRHLDMRAVKLLFQQKNKGDSAILGALSGELEREGMPVVPAHEFLPELLTPAGVLTKRKPDDREMEDLQFSWKIAKELGRMDVGQCLVVREGIVSAVEALEGTDEAIRRGCKLGGPGCVVTKVFKPGQQEQVDLPSFGLDTIKVMADGGATCLGVEAGKSLFFDSQEAIACADKSGISIIGLTAGQFDS from the coding sequence ATGACAAAGACAGGCTCCACGATTGGCTTGATCGCAGGCGGACTTCAGTTTCCCATTTTAGTTGCAAAAGGCATTAAGGCACATGGACACCGATTGGTTGTTGCCGGGTTTACCGGTCACACCAATATGGATGTTGTTCCCTATGCTGATGTCTGGAAGGAATTGAAACTTGGCAAGCTTGGTAAGCTCATTGATTATTTCAAGTCGAACGGGGTTGATCGGGTCATTATGGCCGGTACGATCAGTAAGCCGAAAGTCATGGATATCCGGCATCTTGACATGCGCGCAGTCAAGCTCCTGTTTCAGCAGAAGAACAAAGGCGATTCCGCCATACTGGGAGCGCTGTCTGGAGAACTGGAACGAGAAGGGATGCCGGTTGTTCCCGCACATGAATTTTTGCCGGAACTGCTCACGCCCGCAGGAGTTTTGACCAAGCGGAAGCCTGACGACAGAGAGATGGAAGACCTTCAGTTCTCATGGAAGATCGCCAAGGAACTTGGTCGAATGGATGTAGGTCAGTGTCTTGTCGTCCGCGAAGGTATTGTCTCAGCGGTTGAAGCCTTGGAGGGGACAGATGAGGCTATACGCCGTGGTTGCAAGCTCGGTGGACCCGGTTGTGTGGTGACCAAGGTGTTCAAGCCGGGACAGCAGGAGCAGGTAGATTTGCCCAGCTTTGGCCTTGATACCATCAAGGTGATGGCTGACGGTGGTGCTACATGCCTTGGGGTGGAAGCTGGCAAAAGTCTTTTCTTCGACAGTCAGGAAGCCATTGCTTGTGCTGATAAATCAGGTATCTCCATCATAGGTTTGACCGCTGGGCAGTTCGATTCTTAG
- the lpxA gene encoding acyl-ACP--UDP-N-acetylglucosamine O-acyltransferase has protein sequence MASDIHPSAVIDSTAELGADVKIGPYVVVGAECKIGDGTFLESHVVIKDYTELGAGNHVHSHAVIGGEPQHTAYQGEKTYTRIGDNNSIRECVTIHRGTVQGAGETRIGSNCMFMAYAHIAHDCIVDDNVIMANAVNLAGHVEVGRNVIISGMSAVQQFIRIGEYTFLGGASGYKLDVPPYMLAHGVRGKLFGPNLIGLRRNGFDAATCKGLKKAYKIIFRSGLTREQSLAQVEAEIVGIPEVERLVAFIRESKNGVTPDHKQRHGNSDS, from the coding sequence GTGGCTTCCGATATTCATCCGAGTGCGGTAATTGATTCAACCGCAGAGTTGGGGGCTGATGTCAAAATTGGCCCCTATGTCGTTGTTGGTGCAGAATGCAAGATCGGAGACGGAACGTTTCTTGAGTCTCATGTCGTCATCAAGGATTATACCGAATTGGGGGCAGGCAATCATGTTCACTCTCATGCGGTCATAGGTGGCGAACCTCAACACACCGCGTATCAGGGAGAAAAAACCTACACCCGAATTGGTGATAATAACAGCATTCGTGAGTGTGTAACTATTCACCGAGGCACTGTGCAGGGGGCTGGTGAAACCCGCATTGGCTCGAACTGCATGTTTATGGCTTACGCTCATATCGCTCATGACTGCATCGTGGATGATAATGTCATCATGGCCAATGCCGTTAACCTTGCCGGTCATGTTGAAGTTGGACGTAACGTGATCATCAGCGGTATGTCCGCTGTTCAGCAGTTTATCCGAATCGGTGAGTATACTTTCCTTGGCGGAGCAAGCGGTTATAAACTTGATGTGCCTCCTTACATGCTCGCTCATGGTGTGCGTGGAAAATTGTTTGGACCGAACCTTATAGGACTCAGGCGGAATGGCTTTGACGCAGCAACCTGCAAAGGGTTGAAAAAAGCCTATAAAATCATCTTCCGCTCCGGTTTGACCCGTGAGCAGAGTCTTGCCCAAGTTGAGGCGGAAATTGTCGGTATTCCCGAGGTTGAGCGACTTGTTGCATTCATTCGAGAAAGCAAGAATGGCGTAACTCCTGACCATAAACAACGTCACGGTAACAGTGATTCCTAG
- the fabZ gene encoding 3-hydroxyacyl-ACP dehydratase FabZ — MSNEFNLDIKQIMEMLPHRYPFLLVDRVLEFESGVRLKAYKNVSINEPFFQGHFPGLPVMPGVLILEALAQAGGVFVMSTVKEPLGDKVFLFTGLNKVKFRKPVVPGDKLILNVSYEKHKMNIWRMKGVAEVDGQIVAQGEFSAAVAHKGDM; from the coding sequence ATGAGCAATGAATTTAATCTCGATATCAAGCAGATAATGGAGATGCTGCCGCATCGTTATCCTTTTTTGCTGGTAGACAGAGTGCTTGAATTTGAAAGTGGTGTCCGGCTTAAGGCGTATAAGAACGTCAGCATCAATGAGCCTTTTTTCCAAGGCCATTTTCCGGGTCTTCCTGTTATGCCGGGTGTGCTTATTCTTGAGGCTTTGGCTCAGGCCGGTGGTGTCTTTGTCATGAGCACCGTGAAGGAACCGCTCGGGGACAAGGTCTTTTTGTTTACCGGTCTGAACAAGGTGAAATTTCGCAAACCCGTCGTGCCTGGAGATAAGCTTATTCTCAATGTTTCGTACGAAAAGCATAAGATGAATATCTGGCGGATGAAAGGCGTTGCGGAAGTGGATGGACAGATTGTGGCTCAGGGCGAGTTTTCCGCGGCTGTAGCCCATAAAGGGGATATGTAG
- the lpxD gene encoding UDP-3-O-(3-hydroxymyristoyl)glucosamine N-acyltransferase: MNIRLSALAEKLGLEYTGEDRDITGVSTLDKAQADEMSFLVNPKYASQLETTGAGCVLTSAPYVEKLDCALVSSNVYMDLAKVVNLFAQPQGCLEGVSELAYVHPDADIADDAVIYPFAFVGADAVVGPGCVLFAGCYLGERSRLGSKCIMYPNSVVMGGITLGNNVILQPGAVLGGDGFGYAQTPAGHMKIPQIGTLDVADNVEIGANSAIDRAALDSTRIGAGTKIDNLVQIGHNVQIGEHCLIVGQVGIGGSTQVGNGVVLAGQVGVADNVDIGDDVVIGAQGGVSGKVASGSVLMGTPAMPAGTYRKAAGVCLPKLPDLFKRVRKLEKELKAVKDAAGSDD, encoded by the coding sequence ATGAATATCAGGCTGTCTGCTCTGGCCGAAAAGCTGGGGCTTGAATACACTGGGGAAGACCGGGATATTACTGGCGTCAGCACCTTGGACAAGGCGCAGGCGGATGAAATGTCCTTTTTGGTCAATCCCAAATATGCTTCTCAGTTGGAAACAACCGGGGCCGGATGTGTACTCACATCCGCCCCGTATGTGGAAAAGCTGGATTGTGCCTTGGTCAGTTCCAATGTTTACATGGATTTGGCCAAGGTAGTGAATTTGTTTGCTCAGCCTCAGGGGTGCCTTGAAGGTGTGAGTGAACTTGCCTACGTACATCCGGATGCGGATATCGCAGATGATGCTGTGATTTACCCATTCGCTTTTGTCGGCGCGGACGCCGTTGTCGGTCCCGGATGTGTTCTTTTTGCCGGGTGTTATCTTGGTGAAAGGAGTCGTTTGGGCAGCAAATGTATCATGTATCCTAATTCGGTTGTCATGGGTGGAATCACATTGGGCAATAATGTTATCTTACAGCCCGGGGCCGTCCTGGGTGGTGATGGCTTTGGATATGCCCAAACACCCGCAGGACATATGAAAATCCCTCAAATAGGTACTCTTGATGTCGCTGATAACGTAGAGATCGGAGCCAATTCAGCCATTGACCGAGCGGCACTTGATTCGACCAGAATCGGGGCCGGGACCAAGATCGATAATCTTGTTCAGATCGGACACAATGTCCAGATCGGTGAGCATTGCCTTATAGTCGGTCAGGTCGGCATTGGCGGCAGTACTCAGGTCGGCAACGGTGTTGTGCTTGCCGGTCAGGTCGGCGTTGCTGACAATGTTGATATTGGTGATGATGTTGTTATCGGCGCACAGGGCGGTGTTTCCGGTAAAGTCGCTTCAGGCAGTGTCCTCATGGGAACGCCTGCCATGCCCGCCGGGACATACAGAAAGGCCGCCGGTGTATGCCTTCCAAAACTGCCGGATCTTTTCAAACGGGTACGAAAACTCGAAAAAGAACTCAAAGCGGTGAAAGATGCCGCCGGGAGTGATGATTAG
- a CDS encoding OmpH family outer membrane protein — protein MKKVMFLAIAFVLVFQVSAFAESKIGVFNMQAVMLQCDYGKAVAAKLKAKFTPMEKDLKKDGEAIKKLEAELKNQDLALKLEAKQDKQREFRRLARDYQDSVAAYRQKRQMEQQKLGQPIVEKIVKVMSEYGKANGYTVIFEMAASGVSYVGDGIDITKPLIAELNKLKKAGK, from the coding sequence ATGAAAAAAGTAATGTTTCTCGCAATTGCCTTTGTTTTGGTTTTTCAGGTGTCCGCTTTTGCAGAGAGCAAGATCGGCGTATTCAACATGCAGGCTGTCATGCTTCAATGTGACTACGGCAAAGCCGTTGCCGCTAAACTGAAAGCCAAGTTTACGCCCATGGAAAAAGACCTCAAGAAAGATGGTGAAGCCATCAAGAAGCTTGAGGCCGAGCTCAAGAATCAGGATCTGGCTCTGAAGTTGGAAGCCAAGCAGGACAAGCAGCGTGAATTTCGTCGTCTTGCTCGTGACTACCAGGACAGCGTTGCCGCTTACCGTCAGAAGCGTCAGATGGAGCAGCAGAAACTTGGTCAGCCGATTGTCGAAAAAATCGTCAAGGTCATGTCTGAATATGGCAAGGCTAATGGGTACACGGTTATTTTCGAGATGGCAGCAAGTGGTGTTTCTTACGTAGGTGATGGCATTGATATCACCAAGCCTCTTATTGCCGAACTGAACAAGCTCAAGAAAGCTGGCAAGTAG
- the bamA gene encoding outer membrane protein assembly factor BamA, translating into MPVSRVRCFIVGVVVTLMLVASAAGAAESVTQDVKVAVLPFQVNAGEDLSYLQDSLPELLTDRLREAGFEVVDPAEINRLIEEKGVSSVSTQSARELALLTGAGFSVFGSLNQIGDDLTLDARLVDTYGTHPGKKMSVTKEGLINLLPAVDELVDRMKMDLLRLDIIAEVEVEGTKVLDKDVVLMRLTLQKGDMLTAKAVNTALKNIYDLGYFDDVEVKVDTIPDGKKVIFVVEEKPRIQALGVKGSDAIDSEDIIEAISTKKGGIVNPKVLADDIRVIREMYRKEGYYKAKVTHEIEEAGTGVARLTFVIDEGPKLYIKNVVIDGAKQLDPDDIKDVLALKERGWLSWISNSGVLKEELLDRDAAAIQAYYTSKGFIDVKVGRPEVEIKDDGIDVIYQVWEGDRYKMGETIFKGDLIDSLEKLKEVTKIDKLKEDDDYFDRSIIKSDVDSLTNYYNDYGYAYVDVQVNLKDDAEKKIVDVVYSISKHQRVHIRRVLIEGNTMTRDNVIMREMRLADGDMFSGDNLNRSHQRLNNLGFFEKVDISPVPTGNPEEMDLIVKVKDKPTGKIGGGIGYSTYDSVYLAAGITESNLFGKGYSLGFNGAFSSTKTAFTANFVNPHINDSDVGFGLEAHNRKEDFSDYDKDSIGSTINFFYPVGEYSTLSWDYTAEYYTIRDISDDAADSVKDDKGSHVLSQISATFTRDTRDRVMRTTTGTVGSASIIFGGGPLQGSDDFVKYLGLFEWYTPVFEEVIFHTKTWAGLVHKNISGSSIPTDQRFQLGGLGSVRGYSRYAITPLDSDNKSEGGNKAFYVNLELTRVLSKEYGIAGLVFLDAGNSWKEGEMFFSSPSRKGTSPTLGLYKGVGLGFNWYSPMGPVGFAYGYGLDKIGTSGRHKFELMMGQQF; encoded by the coding sequence ATGCCCGTTAGTCGCGTACGTTGTTTTATTGTCGGGGTTGTCGTTACTCTCATGCTGGTGGCATCAGCCGCCGGTGCAGCAGAGAGCGTCACTCAGGATGTGAAGGTCGCCGTATTGCCTTTTCAGGTGAATGCGGGGGAAGACCTTTCCTACCTTCAGGACAGTCTGCCTGAGCTGTTGACTGACCGTTTGCGTGAAGCCGGTTTTGAAGTCGTTGATCCTGCTGAGATAAATCGACTTATTGAAGAGAAAGGTGTTTCTTCCGTTTCCACGCAGTCGGCGCGAGAATTGGCTCTGCTTACCGGTGCCGGTTTTTCCGTTTTTGGATCTCTGAATCAGATCGGCGATGATCTGACCTTGGATGCCCGTCTTGTGGATACTTACGGCACCCATCCAGGCAAGAAGATGTCTGTCACAAAGGAAGGTCTTATCAATCTTCTTCCCGCGGTTGATGAGCTTGTCGACAGAATGAAGATGGATCTTCTCCGTCTTGACATTATTGCAGAGGTCGAAGTTGAAGGCACGAAAGTCTTGGATAAAGACGTTGTTCTCATGCGACTTACTTTGCAGAAAGGTGACATGTTGACGGCTAAAGCTGTCAATACTGCCTTGAAAAATATTTATGATCTCGGATATTTCGATGATGTTGAAGTGAAGGTCGACACTATTCCTGACGGTAAGAAGGTCATTTTTGTCGTTGAGGAAAAGCCCCGCATTCAGGCTTTGGGTGTGAAGGGATCGGACGCCATTGATTCCGAGGATATTATTGAAGCAATTTCCACGAAGAAAGGTGGAATCGTCAACCCCAAAGTGCTTGCTGACGATATCCGTGTGATTCGCGAGATGTATCGCAAGGAAGGTTACTACAAAGCCAAAGTGACCCACGAAATCGAGGAAGCCGGAACCGGAGTTGCTCGATTGACCTTTGTTATTGACGAAGGGCCCAAGCTGTACATCAAGAATGTTGTTATCGACGGGGCAAAGCAGTTGGATCCTGACGATATCAAGGATGTCTTGGCTCTTAAGGAGCGAGGCTGGCTGTCTTGGATCAGTAACTCCGGAGTCCTGAAAGAGGAACTCTTGGATCGTGATGCCGCTGCCATTCAGGCGTATTACACCAGCAAAGGTTTTATTGACGTCAAAGTTGGTCGTCCTGAAGTAGAAATCAAGGATGATGGAATCGATGTCATCTATCAGGTCTGGGAAGGTGACCGCTACAAGATGGGTGAGACCATTTTCAAGGGGGATTTGATCGATTCTCTTGAAAAACTGAAAGAAGTTACCAAGATCGACAAGCTGAAAGAAGATGACGATTACTTTGATCGTTCCATTATCAAGAGTGATGTCGACTCACTGACCAATTATTATAATGATTATGGGTATGCCTATGTGGATGTTCAGGTAAATCTGAAAGACGATGCTGAAAAGAAAATTGTAGACGTTGTCTACAGCATTTCCAAGCATCAGCGAGTGCATATTCGCCGTGTCCTGATTGAAGGCAATACGATGACGCGGGATAATGTCATCATGCGTGAGATGCGTCTGGCTGATGGCGATATGTTCAGTGGTGACAACTTGAACAGATCACATCAACGTCTTAACAATCTCGGATTTTTTGAAAAAGTTGATATCTCTCCGGTTCCTACAGGCAATCCTGAAGAGATGGATTTAATTGTCAAGGTGAAGGATAAGCCTACGGGCAAGATCGGTGGTGGTATCGGTTACTCCACGTACGATAGTGTTTATCTGGCTGCTGGTATCACTGAGTCAAACCTTTTTGGTAAAGGATATTCTTTAGGATTCAATGGTGCTTTCAGTAGTACCAAAACGGCATTTACAGCGAATTTTGTTAATCCTCATATCAATGATTCTGATGTGGGCTTCGGTCTTGAAGCGCATAATCGGAAGGAAGATTTCAGTGACTATGACAAGGATAGTATTGGTTCTACCATAAACTTTTTCTATCCTGTCGGAGAGTACTCCACGCTTTCCTGGGATTACACCGCTGAATATTACACTATTCGTGATATCAGTGATGATGCCGCTGATTCTGTAAAAGATGACAAGGGCTCTCATGTTCTCAGTCAGATAAGCGCGACTTTTACTCGTGATACCCGTGACAGGGTTATGAGAACCACCACTGGTACTGTTGGCAGTGCTTCAATTATCTTTGGTGGTGGACCTTTGCAGGGGTCTGATGATTTCGTTAAGTATTTGGGCTTGTTCGAATGGTATACCCCTGTATTTGAGGAAGTGATTTTCCATACCAAGACATGGGCCGGACTTGTTCATAAAAACATCAGTGGATCGAGTATTCCGACTGACCAGAGGTTCCAGTTGGGTGGCTTGGGGTCTGTGCGAGGGTATTCCCGATACGCTATTACGCCCTTGGATTCTGATAACAAGTCTGAAGGTGGTAATAAGGCCTTCTATGTGAATTTGGAATTGACGCGAGTTTTAAGTAAGGAATACGGAATAGCCGGATTGGTCTTTTTGGATGCCGGTAACTCATGGAAAGAGGGCGAGATGTTTTTCTCTTCGCCTTCACGAAAGGGAACCAGTCCGACGCTTGGTCTTTACAAGGGCGTTGGTCTCGGCTTCAACTGGTATTCGCCTATGGGGCCGGTCGGATTCGCGTACGGTTACGGTCTCGACAAGATCGGTACAAGCGGTCGGCATAAGTTCGAGTTGATGATGGGTCAGCAATTCTAG
- a CDS encoding ABC transporter ATP-binding protein, whose product MSKDFLYRLVAVSKDFAGPSETVRVLRQVDMTIDRGESLAVLGASGSGKTTLLHLLGTLDTASAGDIYLNGINLSSLGDRQRAELRNREIGFVFQFHHLLPEFSTLENVAMPAFIAGKGRSEGLKLAEEALDLVGLSHRLEYKVTTLSGGERQRAAIARAILLRPKVLLADEPTGNLDEESGARIGELLVSLNNELGMTFVVVTHNPNLAEMMHRRVELRSGELYAR is encoded by the coding sequence ATGAGTAAAGACTTCTTATACCGCTTGGTTGCCGTCAGTAAGGACTTTGCAGGTCCTTCTGAAACGGTTCGAGTGCTGCGACAGGTTGATATGACTATAGATCGTGGAGAGTCACTGGCAGTGCTCGGTGCCTCCGGATCAGGAAAAACGACCTTGCTTCATCTGTTGGGAACGCTGGATACGGCTTCGGCAGGTGATATATATTTAAATGGTATTAACCTGAGTTCTCTCGGGGATAGGCAACGTGCTGAATTGAGAAATCGTGAAATTGGATTTGTGTTTCAATTTCATCATTTGTTGCCTGAGTTTTCAACTTTGGAAAATGTTGCCATGCCCGCATTTATAGCGGGTAAAGGACGTTCCGAAGGACTGAAGTTGGCTGAAGAAGCTCTTGATCTGGTTGGGTTGTCGCACAGGCTTGAATACAAGGTGACGACATTATCAGGCGGAGAGCGGCAGAGGGCAGCGATTGCCAGAGCGATATTACTCAGGCCGAAAGTGTTGCTAGCTGATGAGCCGACAGGAAATCTTGATGAGGAGAGCGGGGCCAGAATTGGTGAATTGCTGGTCTCTCTTAATAATGAATTGGGTATGACGTTTGTCGTCGTAACACATAATCCCAATCTGGCTGAAATGATGCATCGGCGTGTGGAATTGCGCTCAGGAGAACTGTATGCCCGTTAG
- a CDS encoding lipoprotein-releasing ABC transporter permease subunit, producing the protein MRFETFVALRYLFALRKQSFISIVSLFAVCGVAIGVGALIVVIGVMNGFSTDFQEKILGVNAHIMVTSLRGGIKDYEKLADEASRVQGVVGVTPFVYSEVMLSTRSGVKGVVLRGIDPATSDSVLSLSKDMVSGDVTNLEGHGDFPGIIVGSELAKRLGLTQGSEVNLLSPSGRSGSAGFTPRVRRFIVAGIFRTGMFEYDSSLGYVSIPAARKLLGFKGDVVSGLEISVDDVYNVEQISGDLREAIGSFTVYVRHWQEMNANLFAALKLEKTAMFIILAMIVLVGSFSIVTSLVMLVIQKTKDIAVLMSIGANVASIRRIFMLQGTFIGLAGTFIGFLIGVPVSLLLKKYQFIKLPSNVYPVDYLPVRLEAFDLVAIGAAAFLLCFLATIYPARRAAALSPSEALRYE; encoded by the coding sequence ATGAGGTTTGAGACATTTGTGGCATTGAGATATCTGTTCGCACTGCGTAAGCAGTCGTTCATATCCATTGTTTCGCTTTTCGCCGTATGCGGTGTTGCGATCGGTGTGGGTGCCCTGATTGTCGTAATAGGCGTCATGAACGGTTTTTCAACTGATTTTCAAGAAAAGATACTAGGCGTCAATGCTCATATCATGGTGACTTCCCTTCGGGGTGGAATTAAGGATTATGAGAAATTGGCCGATGAAGCTTCAAGAGTTCAAGGGGTTGTCGGAGTGACGCCTTTTGTCTACTCCGAAGTGATGCTGTCGACCAGAAGTGGAGTCAAGGGAGTGGTTTTGCGAGGGATTGACCCTGCCACTTCTGATTCCGTTTTGAGCTTGTCCAAGGATATGGTCAGCGGAGACGTTACCAATCTTGAAGGACATGGCGATTTTCCGGGAATCATTGTTGGGTCCGAGCTGGCTAAACGCCTTGGTTTGACGCAAGGGTCGGAAGTCAATCTTCTTTCTCCTTCAGGGCGGTCCGGTTCAGCCGGGTTTACGCCTAGGGTTCGCCGTTTTATTGTTGCCGGTATTTTTCGAACCGGGATGTTTGAGTATGATTCATCACTCGGATATGTTTCGATTCCGGCTGCGCGAAAGCTGCTTGGATTCAAGGGCGACGTTGTGTCGGGATTGGAGATCAGTGTTGATGACGTCTATAACGTCGAACAGATTTCCGGTGATCTGAGGGAAGCCATAGGTTCATTTACGGTTTATGTGCGTCATTGGCAGGAAATGAATGCGAATCTTTTTGCGGCGTTGAAGCTTGAAAAGACTGCGATGTTCATTATTTTGGCAATGATTGTACTCGTTGGTTCCTTCAGTATCGTCACGAGCTTGGTGATGTTGGTCATTCAGAAAACAAAAGACATTGCTGTATTGATGTCTATCGGGGCCAACGTGGCGAGTATTCGTCGGATTTTCATGTTGCAGGGGACGTTTATTGGATTGGCCGGAACATTCATCGGTTTTTTGATTGGGGTTCCTGTCAGTCTGTTGCTCAAGAAATACCAGTTTATCAAACTGCCAAGCAACGTTTACCCGGTGGACTACCTGCCGGTCCGGCTTGAGGCGTTCGATCTTGTGGCTATTGGGGCAGCGGCGTTTTTATTGTGTTTTTTGGCAACGATTTATCCGGCGAGACGTGCTGCTGCATTGAGTCCGAGTGAAGCCTTGCGTTATGAGTAA
- the lysS gene encoding lysine--tRNA ligase has protein sequence MLEALQAKDELNPVIKTRVEKACHLLDEDVHLYPNDFRRDTEVQSIWDQYSEVEGEELVAEDLDFAIAGRVVSYRSFGKVTFFHLQDRSAKIQVYAARDELGTEAYQLFKKTDIGDIVGVHGGLFRTKTGELTVKTKSFRLLSKSMRPLPEKYHGLKDVEIRYRQRYVDLIVTPRTKEIFEMRTTIVRELRNFLNEKGFMEVETPMMQAIPGGATAKPFETFHNALDMKLYMRIAPELYLKRLLVGGFERVYEINRNFRNEGISTQHNPEFTMLEFYWAYANFEDLMDLTEEMFSRVAIKATGSSVVPYQGEQIDLSVGAWTRLAFHDSLEQIGGVSPEVYSDYEKCKALVKEKGEKVVEGEKLGKLQAKLFDMLVEPKLIQPHFIYHYPTDISPLSRRNEENPDITDRFELFMTGRELANAFSELNDPVDQRGRFEEQVKEKEAGDEEAHFMDEDYVRALEYGMPPAAGQGVGIDRLVMLLTDSASIREVILFPLLRPEIG, from the coding sequence TCAGTACTCCGAAGTTGAGGGCGAAGAGCTCGTGGCCGAGGATCTTGATTTCGCGATTGCCGGTCGCGTCGTTTCTTACCGTTCGTTCGGTAAGGTCACATTTTTCCATCTTCAGGATCGCAGTGCGAAGATTCAGGTTTATGCCGCCAGGGATGAGCTTGGAACCGAAGCCTATCAGCTGTTCAAGAAGACTGATATCGGCGATATCGTCGGTGTTCATGGCGGTCTTTTCCGCACCAAGACCGGTGAGTTGACCGTCAAGACGAAGTCGTTTCGCTTGCTGTCCAAGTCCATGCGGCCCCTGCCTGAGAAATACCACGGCCTCAAGGACGTCGAGATTCGATACCGTCAGCGGTATGTAGATCTGATCGTTACGCCGAGAACCAAGGAAATCTTCGAGATGCGTACGACCATCGTTCGTGAGCTTCGAAACTTCCTGAATGAGAAAGGCTTCATGGAAGTGGAAACTCCCATGATGCAGGCCATTCCGGGTGGCGCGACAGCCAAGCCTTTTGAGACGTTCCATAATGCGCTCGACATGAAGCTCTATATGCGTATTGCGCCAGAGTTGTATCTCAAGCGTCTTCTGGTCGGCGGGTTTGAGCGGGTTTACGAGATCAACAGGAACTTTCGCAACGAAGGTATTTCAACGCAGCACAATCCGGAATTCACCATGCTTGAATTCTATTGGGCGTATGCGAACTTTGAAGATCTCATGGATTTGACGGAAGAGATGTTTTCGCGTGTGGCCATCAAGGCTACGGGGTCGAGCGTTGTTCCGTATCAGGGAGAGCAGATCGACTTGTCTGTCGGTGCCTGGACCCGCTTGGCCTTTCATGATTCTCTGGAGCAGATTGGTGGTGTGTCGCCTGAAGTCTACTCGGATTATGAAAAATGTAAGGCCTTGGTCAAAGAGAAGGGTGAAAAGGTTGTCGAGGGAGAAAAGCTCGGCAAATTGCAGGCCAAACTCTTTGACATGCTTGTTGAACCCAAGTTGATACAGCCGCACTTTATTTACCATTATCCGACTGATATTTCTCCGCTTTCCAGAAGGAATGAAGAGAATCCGGATATTACGGATCGCTTTGAACTGTTTATGACAGGCCGTGAGTTGGCCAATGCTTTCTCTGAGCTCAATGATCCTGTGGATCAGCGTGGGCGGTTTGAGGAGCAGGTCAAGGAAAAAGAAGCTGGAGATGAGGAAGCGCATTTCATGGACGAAGATTACGTCAGGGCACTTGAGTACGGTATGCCCCCGGCTGCCGGACAGGGCGTTGGCATCGACCGTCTGGTCATGCTTCTGACGGATAGTGCGTCCATTCGTGAGGTCATCCTGTTCCCGCTTCTGAGGCCGGAGATCGGATAA